Below is a genomic region from Desulfobacter sp..
AACCCCAGACAGACTGAGGTCATGGACGGGGCCGGCCAATACCTGGACCAAGGATGCGATGCCATTCTGGCTGTGGGCGGCGGCTCTCCCATGGACTGCGCCAAGGGCATCGGCATTGTGGTTTCCAACAACGGGCATATCCTGGACTACCAGGGGGTGGACCGGATCAGTGCGCCTCTGCCGCCCATGATCTTTATCCCGACAACGGCCGGGTCCTCCGCAGATGTTTCCCAGTTCTGCATCATCAACAATACCCGTGAACAGGTTAAAATCTCCATTATCAGCAAAATCATCATTCCGGATATTGCCTTGATCGACCCTGAAACCACCCTGACCATGGATCCCTATTTAACCGCCTGTACCGGCATGGATGCCATGGCCCATGCAATTGAAGCCTTTGTGTCCACGGCCGGATCAAAAATCACCGATGTCCATGCCCTTGAGGCCATGCGCCTGCTTTCCACCCACCTGCCCATGATCACAAAACAGCCCACTGACATGGAAACAAGGGAAAATATCATGCTGGCCTCAATGGAGGCCGGGCTTGCCTTTTCCAATGCCGTCCTGGGTGCGGTTCATGCCATGGCCCACAGCCTGGGCAGTTTTCTGGACCTGCCCCATGGGGAGTGCAATTCCCTGCTTCTGAAGCATGTCATCAATTTCAACTATGGTGCGGTCCCTGAAAAGTTCAATCGCATTGCCCAGACAATTGGGGTAAATACCCGGAAGATGAATCAGGAACAGATCAAAACAGCCTTGTTTGAAAAAATCAGATGCATGCGCTTTGATCTGGGCATTTCCAAAAGTCTTGGCCAGGTCAATGTAAGGCCTGTTGATATCCCCAGCCTTGCGGACAAAGCAATGAACGACGCCTGCCTTCTCACCAATCCACGGTCGGCGGATAAAAGGGATATAGAGATTATTTATGAAGACGCGCTCTGATGACAAGCCCGTAAAACGGCCCATGGATAAATCCATTGCAAAACTCATGGGTCTGGGGGAGCGGTCTGTGCAGAAAAGCTATTATCCCCAGCTCCAAAAAAAATAAAAGAGCTTGAAACCAGCGAGGCAAGGTATCGACTCCTGGCTGAAAATATTTCAGATGTCATCTGGATGCTGGACCTTGATTTTTCCATTGTCTACATCAGCCCCTCCATTCAGAAGATGAGCGGATTTGGCCCGGAAGAGCTTACCGGCCGATCTTTTACACAACTTTTGGAGCCGGATCACGCAAGGCGGTTCACCCAAGAGATTACCCAAGAACTTGAGCACCCGAACGGCACCAAAGAAGGGGTCAGGGAAATGGAACTCTGTCAGCTCAACAAAGCGGGCACCAGCACATGGATCGAAATCCGGGTCTCTCTGGTGTCCAGCGAAGATGGGCCAAACAAAAAAATATTGGGCATTTCAAGGGATATTACCGAGAGAAAAGAGGCTGAAAAAGAAAAAAAACAGATGGAAAGCCAATTATTCCAGGCCCAGAAAATGGAATCCATCGGCACCCTGGCCGGGGGAGTTGCCCATGATTTCAACAATTTACTCACGGTGATCAACGGGTATGCCGAACTCATCCAGGCCAAGCTGGAAGAGGACCACCCCCTGACCCCCAAAGTCCAGGCCATCTCCCATGCCGGCCAAAGGGCCGAAAACCTGACCCGGCAACTTTTGGCCTTCAGCCGGAAACAAATATTCAAACCTGAAATTATCAGCCTCAACCAGACCATCAAATCCATGGACCAGATGCTCCGCAGGCTCATCGGCGAAGACATCCATGTCCAAACCATTGCCTCAAAGGGGATTGGCCCCATTTCAGCCGACCAGAACCAGATTGAACAGGTATTTACCAATCTGATCGTCAACGCAAGAGATGCGCTTTCAGGCCCGGGCAGTGACAAAATTAAAAAACGGATCACCATTGAGACAGGAGAAACCCTGCTCAATCTTAAGGAGGCCCAAAAAAGGGGGCTGGATCAGGAAGGAAAATATATTTTTTTCTCGGTATCTGACAATGGTCAGGGCATGGATCTGGAGACCCAAAAACGGATTTTTGAACCCTTTTTCACCACAAAATCCAAATACCAGGGCACAGGACTGGGCATGGCCATGATTTACGGGATTATAAAACAAAACAAGGGAAGCATCCGGGTATATTCAGAGCCAAACCAGGGCAATGTGTTTAAAATCTATTGGCCGGCATCTTCTCCCAAAAAAACCCTTCCGGCCAGAGATTGTCCCCCCGAAAATAAAAAAAAGCCTGGCCGGCGATGAATCTATTTTATTGGTGGAGGATGATCCCAGCGTATTGAATTTTGCGTCAAACGCCTTACCCCCTCTGGGCTATGAGGTTCACCTGGCCGAAAACGGAAAAATTGCCCTGGCATGGATCGAGAGCCGAATAGAACAAAAAAGGCCCCTGCCCGATCTAGTGGTCACGGATCTGATCATGCCCGAACTTGGGGGAAAGGCCTTTATTCAACAGGCAAAAACATATGTTCCCGGGATCAAGGTTATTTTTGTATCCGGCCACACCGACCATCATATTGTCCACAACGGGATGCTGGATCCGGGGGTGACCTTTCTTCAAAAACCCTATTCCCCAAACCTCCTGGCCGAAAAAATCAGAGAGGTCCTCTCAACTTCTGGACCCGGATAAAAAATTTTTTTTATGCTTTTCCCCGGATCCGGTTCTCAAAGCTGAGCAAATCAGAATATTTGGTCTCTATCTGCTCTTTTTCCCTTTGCATTTTGTCCCTGGTTCTGTTCAGCCGGGTCAGGATGACACGATAAAACCCCTTTTTGATGGTCTCCACAAGATGGCCGTCCTCAAGGTTCTCAGTCACGGACATGTCCATGCAAAGACAGATTCCCCGTGTTTTTGATACCACGGATGCTGTTCTTGGAATCCCTTCCAGCACGCTCATCTCCCCGAAGATTTCTCCGGGCTTTGAAAAGGTGGCCACAATTTCATGGTTTTGAATCACGTCAAACTGTCCTTTGACCACCCAGAAGGACCAGCAGTCAAAATCCCCCTCTTGGATCACGGTTTCCCCTGCCTCGTATTGGCAGAGTTTGGCAATACGAGCGTGATAATCCCCATCTGCGAGCAATAATTTTTTAATCTCTTTGCAAGAAAGATCGTCAAAAACCATGAACTTTCTAAGCACATTGATCGTCTGATCACTGACCAGATTTGCCTTTAATTTTTTGACCATTAAAATAACTCCGGGAAGATTAAAATCTTACTCTCGGTACCCGATATTATCCAAAAAATGCTGCCGTCTCAGCCGGAAAAGGGATTTGTCCTCGTTGACCAGATAATAGGTTTTCTGGTTCATCTCATCAAAACATTGATACAACCCCGTATATCCGGGGATATCACCAACATCGCAGACCCGTTCCACATCATCGTTAAATTTTGAACAGACCTCGGGCCAGTCTTCCTCAACTGCGTTTTTTTCAACCTTTATCTCAAAAGGCTCTTTGACATATTTTGCCTGGATTGCCTTCATCAGACCACCTCCGTGAATAAATACCGGACAAACCGATACTTTTAAAACGCGCTGTCAATGGTTTTATCCAGTTCCTCTTCTCCGCCCATGATCGTAAAATTATGCCATCTGGCCTCTTTCTCTTTTATGGAAGAGAGCATCTGACGTTTGACAGACCCCTTGAGCGCCTCTGTGTCCAGAACCATGAGAACGTACAAATCTGAACTGGGAGCAATCCATACATCCTTTTGGCTGGACCCGTTCAGGGTCTTTTGGGTCACCTGGTTGGAGACCTGTTTTCCCATACGGTCCGCGGTCTGGGTATTTCCCATCCCGGTCTGCAAGGCAAAATTTTTCACCAAAGAATGCACCCGGACCGACAATTGCCTGGCCAGTTCGTTCCGGGCCTGGGCCAGGGCCGCGGTTTTCGCAAACGGAATGCCTGACTTTCCGATTCTTGCAGATCCCACCGCAGAAAAAACACCTGTTTCATGCCCAATCAACACCCACTCGGGTGCATTTTCAAACTCTTCTTCCATGGCCTGGTTGTCAATATGCTTGTTGCCGCACCCCCAACCCACCATCACCGCCAGGATGAGAAGCATCCAATATCCATACCGCCTGTTTTTTCCCACAGATCTCTCCTTTTTTATTTTTCCCCGTATCCAAAGGCAGCCAGAAGCCTTGCGGTTAATCTATCGCCCAGGGCGCTTACGGCCCTGTGCCCTGCCTCATTCTCGTCTGAATGTCCCTTGCGGATACTTTCATTGATCTGGACAAAAAGGGCTTGTTCGGGTGTTTCAAATACCTGGACACTGCCCTGGCCCTGACAAACCGGGTCGTGGCATTTTTCAGGCTCATGGGCGAGACCTCAACCATCCCCAGGATCTGGGCATTGGCCGCACCCGGATCATGAACCAAAGCGATCCCTTTCCTGCTCAACCCCTGGGCAATGATCTCTTTGACCCGGCTCCCCGACTCCCCCTGGACAAGGATATGAAGCCTGATTTCGGACTTGAGCGCCGCCTGTTCATCCATAACAGCGCCCAGATCCACCCCGGTAAACGCCTCCACAGGATAATCAACCACCCTTAACCGGGATTCCAGAACCTGTCGGTCCAGGGCCAATGCCATGATCCTGTTCAAGGCGGCCATTCGGGACAGCCGGCCCTCCATGGTTTCAAGCACCCCGGCCTCGGCCTGGATCTGGTTGTCCACAAGCTCCAACCGGGACGTCCAGGTTCTGCCGGCATCTGCCTTGTCCAGAACGGCCAGGGCATAAAACAATCCAGAGGCGTCATCCTGCCAGGTTTTACCGATCCTGGCCCCCTGGAGGCGGACATCCGAGGCAATGCGGACCTTTGACTCCATCTCTTTTTCAAAGATTTCAGCCTGATCTGCTGCCAGGGAAGACCGGGCAACGCTTGTAAACCGGGAGACCACCCTGGATTCAAAAATCGCTGACAATTCAGCCATGGCCTGTTTGCGGGCATCCATAAGCGGAATGTGTCAATGACAATGAGACACTTTATGCCTAAAATTAGGCTCCAATCTTATCCTTCTCTTCCTGTTCCGGTTTGTTGATCCAGGCTGCTTCTGGTAAAGCTGGTGGCCGAGGGATTTTCCCCTTAAAGCGTATTGGGTTTTTAATAAACGCCTCTTTCAAAGTTCTACAGCGAGACCCATAAATCTCTTTAGCAATGCCATAATGAAACTGTTCCGGGGTTACCAGGCCAATACCAGAATGGTAATGCTCTTTGTTGTAATATCTAAAAAAATCCTGGCAAAAGGTTCTTGCATCCTCAATCGAACCAAAATGATTTGGAAATTTTGGACAATATTTCAATGTTTTAAATTGAGCTTCAGAGTAAGGGTTATCATTGCTGACGTGCGGTCTGCTGTGGGTTTTGGTTACCCCTAAATCGACAAGAAGCTGGGCAACCCCTTTGGATTTCATACTGGCTCCCCGATCTGCATGAAGTCCAAGCTGACCGGGTAATATATTTTGGTTTTCACAGGACTTCTCAATAAGCCTTTTGGCCAATGCTGTTTGTTCCCTATGGGCGACCATCCAGCCGACAACATACCTGCTGAAAATATCCATGATTACATACAGATAGAAATAAGTCCATTTTGTGACGCTTTTCAACTTGGTAATATCCCAGGACCAGACCTGATTCGGTCCGGTTGCCAGCAATTCAGGTTTTTTATATTTCGGGCGATTTACCTGCCGTCTTCGTTCCGGCACAGAACCATGTTCTTTGTGAAGAAGCCGATACATCGTTCTGATGGAGCAATAGTATTTTCCTTGGCATAGACCTGGTATGGGGCCTGGTCTCGATACGTATCCGAGTGAAGAATATCCAAAACCGTTTGTTGTTCATCAGGGTTCAAAGAAAGAGGAGAACTGCCCCGCTTTGATTTTACATGTTTTTTCGGAGAATAAAACCTATAAAAAGATGAACGAGGGACACCGAAAGCCTCACATGAAGGCTTTTTCCCAATATCGTAACTTAACGTTAGGGCGGCATTCATCAGTCGTCTCCTTTGAGGTCGTCCAGATTTTGTTGGATTCCCAGGATCTGAGAAATTTTTTTTTGGGCTTCAATGATGAGTTCCGCCTGTTTTAACTTATGCTCTAATTTAGATTTTTCTTTTTGAAGTCTGGCGACCTCTGTTGCCAATGGGTTCTTCTCTTTGGATTTCCTCCCTCGCTTTCGAGGTGCCATGGCGTTGAGAAGTCCTTTATTCCGGGCTTTGCGCCAATCGGCTAAATTTGAAGAATAGAGGCCCTCTCTTCGAAGTATCCTACCTATTCCTCCGGATTCATTGCAGTTTTCAACCTCTTGGAGAATACGCAGTTTATAAGAAGCAGTGAAATTACGCCGGGGCTTTTTCTCAGGAACTTCAGGATCAGGGATTGAATCCTGTCCCCCCAAGGAGGCACCAATTCCAGTCGCCCTATGGGCTCCTTCCATTGGTGCCTCCTTGGGGGCTGCCTGTTTTTCGGACTCTGGTAGTGGGTTCATTTTTATCGGTTTCATATAAGTATTGCCTTACCCGCCCTACACTAATTTATCAAGGGGTAAGTGTCTCACTTATATTGTCACAGAGGGAAGGGTTTTGCCCTCTGCCACGGCCTTTAAATACCGCTCATCTGGAAAATCAGGGCCTGCAGCAGGTTCCGGGGAAGGCGATCTTGCACATCCCCCTGCCAGGACCAAGGCCAAAAATACGATTACACTTGTCTGCCGTTTCAGGCAGGTTCCGAACCGGGCTGTTGAGCTGATCATTGAAACGCCCTCCCCAAAGAATCATTTACCACAATATACGATATTTGTCCGGCCTTCACCAGAAGGTTTCAGGGCTCACGCATGTAAATATTGTAAAGTGCCTATAGTTTTGATTGGTTCAAGTATCATCCAAACATAACTTCCTCCAGATATTTGATATCCATAGCAGCATTCAACCTTTTGGTTTTTACACTCCCTTTAAATGTCTTATTGTTCCGTAATATAGCAGAGCAAACAATTACTTGAACAAGGATTTATACAACTTATATTTTCCCCATGAGATATTCATCAGATTTACGCAAACGCGTTATAGATTTTGTAGAAAATGGAGGAAGCAAGACGGAAGCTGCCAGTCAGTTTAATGTATCCCGTGGAAGTGTTCACAACTGGACGTCTGCCGAAGATGGTTTGTCATACAAGAAACCCGGTCCAAAAGGACCACGAAGTTTGGATCTGGAAGCTTTGCGCCTCCATGTGGAGACAAATGATGACATGACACAATCGGAAAGGGCGCAGCATTTCGGAGTATCCCGTGCCTGTATCTGGTATAATATGAAACAACTCGGAATCACTCGAAAAAAAAGATGACGGGATACAGGGAGCGAAGCGACAGCAAAAGAAAGGCATATCTTCGTCTTCGTGAACGTTATGTACGTCGTTGCAAAACGTTTGTTTATGTTGATGAAAGCGGCTTTTCGCCTTATACAACCCGTCGCTATGGATATGCTCTCAAAGGGCAGCGTGTTCATGGTTTGATTGCAGGAACAAAGCACCCTCGAACGTCTTTGATTGCTGCCCGCATCGAATATAGTTTTGAAGAACCATTTTTGTTTCAGGGAACATGCAATGCGGATATCTTTAATGCTTGGATCGAACACCAGTTGAGTCCACATCTGAACGATAATCATGTCGTTGTGATGGATAACGCATCCTTCCACAAGGGCGAAGAAACCAAATATTTGATAGAAAGAACTGGTGCAGCTCTTTTGTTTTTGCCCCCGTATTCACCGGATCTCAATCCGATTGAACACGATTTTGCGGCCCTAAAAACCATCCGTGAATACAATGAAAACGAAACGATTGATGAAATTATCAGGATGTATAAATAATTATCGGCATTGCTATAAATTTAATGCAATGTGCCGAATCGCTGCAAAATTCTCAGGAGAGTTCCCCTTTCTGACTCTGCTTTCGTCTTCACGGAACGCAATATCCAATACCCAATGCACTGAATTTTCAATTCCCCAATGCCTCCTGACAGCATTACCAAAAATATTGGGGTCGCTATCCAGGCTCGATATATAATATCGCTTTTCATGACTGATCTGGCCGTCCATTTCCCGGGTGGATTCAATCATTCCAATATTTTTCAAACCTTTCCAACTTTTTTTATCTTCAAACCAATCAATATCAGAGGTTATCACAGCCCTGCGCGTTTCGACTCGACCGTGCCCTCCGTCAACACTGGTCTGTTCATTAAACTGGTACCCCTGATTTTTCATTTCTTCCATTTTATTGAAAAAAAGTACCGCTTCATCATGCAAGGTTTTATGATTTTCTTTCAGGGCAAGGACATAGTCACACCCTTTGTTTATTATGGTTTCAGCGATTTTCTTTTGAGTGCCCATGGCATCAATGGTTATAATGCAGCCCGAGATATCTAAAAGTTTTAAAAGATTTGGAATGGCCGTAATTTCATTTGATTTTTCTTCGGTTTTTAATTGCCCTAAAACCACTTTATTAGACGAAGCCCACGCACTGATCATATGAATGGCTTTCTTATCATTGGAGGTATCGTGTGAACGCCTTAGAGTTTTGCCGTCGATTGCAATGACTTGACCTTTGGTCATCTTTGCAACCGACTGAACCCAGTGCATAAAACTGCTCTGAAATTCATTCGGGTTCATCCTTTCAAAAATTCTGCCAAAGGTGTCATGGGAGGGTATCCCATGGGGAAGGCTTAGAAATTTTGACAACCACCTTTTTCTCTTTTTGCCAAAGTTTTCAATTTGCTCATAAGTGTCTGCGCCAGCAACTACCGCACAAATTGCGATGATGACGACATCAATTAAATTATGAAGCTTATTGTGGTGTCTGGGGTCCTGAATATTGTCAAAAAAAGTTTCAAGAGATTTTTTTTCGTTCATTGGCAACTCCTTGTGTTTATTGCCATATATATCGTATCTGTGCAGCGATGTCTAGGAAAATTTTGTTCGATGCTCATATACTATAGCAAGCCAGGAGAGCCAGACTGGGATAGGGTGAAGGGGGTGGAGTGGCGTAAATGAGCGGCCCGCCAGGACGGCATAGGTCCGATCATTTCCGCTTCTTAAGCGGTCAGGACGACCGCTTAAGATTTAACGGAATCCCCCTCACCTATTCCAGCCGGGTAAGGACGAATCTTAATAAAAGTTACATGCGATGACCCTGCAGAAGGTTTTTATGAATTTTTCTGTCCCGGGTGCCCATGGCAGCCTGCCATTGTCCAGGGGGCAAAAAAAACCGTCTCATATAAATCTGGCCGGGCAGGGTCCGCCAGGACCGGGTATCTGCATGCTCAACCAGGGTATTTAAAATATTTAAATACATTTTCAACGGTCTTCTGGGTTTCCTTGTTATCATTTTTGGCAATCTGGTGAATCACTGCCTGTTTAGCCGCGGCCCGGGCAATGGCTGAAAGATCAGAAACCAACGCCCCCTTTTTTTCAATGGTTTGCCCGGTTTGGGATCTCAGGCAAAAAACAGGGGCAATTCCCGGGGGATCCTGAGGGGCAAACTTCGGAAAGGCAATGGTCAAGGGGCCATGGGTCGTGGGAACCATGACCCGGTCCTCTTTTTTGGGGGGCATTTTCCCTGCCAGCTGAATCCAGACCACCTGGCCCGAACCCGGGGGCGTTTTTTCATGGAAAAAATCCCCATATCCCGTTAGGACTTCCATGGCATCCATGACCCGGCCTGTTTTTCTGGCCGCACGAAACAGGTCCGGCCCCAGATCCCGGGGCATGCCTGTCCCATAATTTTTTTCATAGTCTTGATAGGTTTCCACCGCTTTTTTATAGTCGATAAACGCCCCGGAAACGTCATTGTCCGCCTCTCTGAGAATCCCGCTCAGATAACGGGCAAAGGCATCTTCCCTGTACACATTTTTTGAGTCATACTTGTCATTGAACAGGGTCAGCAAAGAGTCCAGGCGACGGCATTCCACCAGGGCTTCCCGGGGCTGGCCCTCATCCAGAAAGGTCAGGGCGGACATGAGATGAATCATGGCCCGTTCAAAATCATCTCCCGGGTAGGCCAGGACATACTCATTGGTCACAAAGGAGATGGCTTCCCTGGACAGGCTCAGGGTATAAAGCTGCTCAGCCAAATCTTCGGCAGCCCTGAAATGTTTCTGGGCCCCATTAAAATCCCGGCATTCCATCTGAACCATGGCCGAATCCAGATGGAACAAGAGGGCGTCATTTTCCCCGTAATCTGATTCATGGGCAGCCATCAGGTCAATGGCTGCCTGACAATCGTTGCCGGACAGATGCCGATCTAAAACATCATAGGGAACGTGGGAGGCACACCCGGTAAACAACACTCCCAGGGCAAGAACAGTCCAATGCCCGAAACAAAAAAGATGTCTGATTAGAACCAGAATTTTTTCTTTTCCACCATTTTTTTAATCTTTTTCTCTCCCAGCCACACCTTTTTATGGGACTGGATATGGATCAGTTCCAGGTTGACCTGGTAGTATTTCACCTCTTTTCCTTCCACCCGATCGGAAATGGTATTGATATCGCCTTGAAGCATGAAATCCGCCCCCGTTTCCATGCCGTCCTCCTTGGCGGTTTCTTCTGAAGAATGGGTGACCTGATCCTGGCGTTCGGCCCGGACTTCCATCCGTTCCTGGCTGCTTGCCACAAGATCCACCTCACCGGAGTTGACCAGGGCCCGCTCCAGATCCTTGACAAAGGTCTGGGTGTTGATATGTTCATCACTCCTGTTGCGCACCGTGCCCACAATCACGGCAGGGGCCTGTCCCTGGTGGGACACCCGATAATCCCCCACCCAGGGCCTTGTCATCACATCCTG
It encodes:
- a CDS encoding iron-containing alcohol dehydrogenase: MARAIENLRKFVAPEIIFGNGSRFLAGEYCKKFYIQRPMVVTDQGVIDAGWAGQVKKSLLEHGIEPVIFSKVSPNPRQTEVMDGAGQYLDQGCDAILAVGGGSPMDCAKGIGIVVSNNGHILDYQGVDRISAPLPPMIFIPTTAGSSADVSQFCIINNTREQVKISIISKIIIPDIALIDPETTLTMDPYLTACTGMDAMAHAIEAFVSTAGSKITDVHALEAMRLLSTHLPMITKQPTDMETRENIMLASMEAGLAFSNAVLGAVHAMAHSLGSFLDLPHGECNSLLLKHVINFNYGAVPEKFNRIAQTIGVNTRKMNQEQIKTALFEKIRCMRFDLGISKSLGQVNVRPVDIPSLADKAMNDACLLTNPRSADKRDIEIIYEDAL
- a CDS encoding PAS domain S-box protein, whose product is MLDLDFSIVYISPSIQKMSGFGPEELTGRSFTQLLEPDHARRFTQEITQELEHPNGTKEGVREMELCQLNKAGTSTWIEIRVSLVSSEDGPNKKILGISRDITERKEAEKEKKQMESQLFQAQKMESIGTLAGGVAHDFNNLLTVINGYAELIQAKLEEDHPLTPKVQAISHAGQRAENLTRQLLAFSRKQIFKPEIISLNQTIKSMDQMLRRLIGEDIHVQTIASKGIGPISADQNQIEQVFTNLIVNARDALSGPGSDKIKKRITIETGETLLNLKEAQKRGLDQEGKYIFFSVSDNGQGMDLETQKRIFEPFFTTKSKYQGTGLGMAMIYGIIKQNKGSIRVYSEPNQGNVFKIYWPASSPKKTLPARDCPPENKKKPGRR
- a CDS encoding response regulator encodes the protein MNFASNALPPLGYEVHLAENGKIALAWIESRIEQKRPLPDLVVTDLIMPELGGKAFIQQAKTYVPGIKVIFVSGHTDHHIVHNGMLDPGVTFLQKPYSPNLLAEKIREVLSTSGPG
- a CDS encoding cyclic nucleotide-binding domain-containing protein, with amino-acid sequence MVKKLKANLVSDQTINVLRKFMVFDDLSCKEIKKLLLADGDYHARIAKLCQYEAGETVIQEGDFDCWSFWVVKGQFDVIQNHEIVATFSKPGEIFGEMSVLEGIPRTASVVSKTRGICLCMDMSVTENLEDGHLVETIKKGFYRVILTRLNRTRDKMQREKEQIETKYSDLLSFENRIRGKA
- a CDS encoding LPP20 family lipoprotein, whose amino-acid sequence is MGKNRRYGYWMLLILAVMVGWGCGNKHIDNQAMEEEFENAPEWVLIGHETGVFSAVGSARIGKSGIPFAKTAALAQARNELARQLSVRVHSLVKNFALQTGMGNTQTADRMGKQVSNQVTQKTLNGSSQKDVWIAPSSDLYVLMVLDTEALKGSVKRQMLSSIKEKEARWHNFTIMGGEEELDKTIDSAF
- a CDS encoding IS630 family transposase — encoded protein: MTGYRERSDSKRKAYLRLRERYVRRCKTFVYVDESGFSPYTTRRYGYALKGQRVHGLIAGTKHPRTSLIAARIEYSFEEPFLFQGTCNADIFNAWIEHQLSPHLNDNHVVVMDNASFHKGEETKYLIERTGAALLFLPPYSPDLNPIEHDFAALKTIREYNENETIDEIIRMYK
- a CDS encoding ISAs1 family transposase, translating into MNEKKSLETFFDNIQDPRHHNKLHNLIDVVIIAICAVVAGADTYEQIENFGKKRKRWLSKFLSLPHGIPSHDTFGRIFERMNPNEFQSSFMHWVQSVAKMTKGQVIAIDGKTLRRSHDTSNDKKAIHMISAWASSNKVVLGQLKTEEKSNEITAIPNLLKLLDISGCIITIDAMGTQKKIAETIINKGCDYVLALKENHKTLHDEAVLFFNKMEEMKNQGYQFNEQTSVDGGHGRVETRRAVITSDIDWFEDKKSWKGLKNIGMIESTREMDGQISHEKRYYISSLDSDPNIFGNAVRRHWGIENSVHWVLDIAFREDESRVRKGNSPENFAAIRHIALNL
- a CDS encoding penicillin-binding protein activator LpoB; protein product: MKALKRAGRGIILAVAGCSSTRVDRVAVDKTIDLSGRWNDTDSRLVSEEMVQDVMTRPWVGDYRVSHQGQAPAVIVGTVRNRSDEHINTQTFVKDLERALVNSGEVDLVASSQERMEVRAERQDQVTHSSEETAKEDGMETGADFMLQGDINTISDRVEGKEVKYYQVNLELIHIQSHKKVWLGEKKIKKMVEKKKFWF